A region from the Pelobates fuscus isolate aPelFus1 chromosome 1, aPelFus1.pri, whole genome shotgun sequence genome encodes:
- the AVPR1B gene encoding vasopressin V1b receptor has translation MDLNSYPLDTSIKSSNLYNNTDPRDENLARAEVAILGTILAVTTVGNLCVIFSIYKRKKKLTRMHLFIVHLGVTDLAVAVFQILPQMIWDITFRFIGSDFLCRIVKYTQVMSMFASTYMLMMMTIDRYIAVCHPLKTLQQPSRHAYIMIGAAWIFSCLLSLPQIFIFSLKEITQGSGIIDCWADFRYPWGAKVYITWTTISIFIVPVGILVLCYSLICCEICKNLKGKMQTAGPGQRGSNGQGMPSRVSSIRTISRAKIRTVKMTFVIVLSYIICWTPFFSVQMWSVWDENSPDDDSTDFAFTISMLLTCLSSCSNPWIYMFYSNPHLCRRVSHPHAGRQNSTGSASSRRDTLLTQIPTRSLLRGRDTPGICRSFRDIYAAYEDTVIESGLL, from the exons ATGGACCTGAATTCTTATCCCCTAGACACTTCTATTAAGTCATCAAACTTGTATAACAACACGGATCCAAGGGATGAAAATTTGGCAAGAGCTGAGGTTGCTATACTTGGAACCATACTAGCAGTAACTACCGTGGGTAATTTGTGTGTCATATTTTCCATatacaaaagaaagaagaaattGACTAGGATGCATCTTTTCATTGTACACCTTGGGGTCACGGACCTGGCAGTAGCTGTCTTTCAGATCTTACCCCAAATGATTTGGGATATTACCTTTCGGTTTATTGGCTCTGACTTTCTGTGTAGGATTGTGAAGTATACCCAAGTAATGAGCATGTTTGCATCCACTTATATGCTGATGATGATGACTATTGACCGATACATAGCAGTCTGCCACCCTCTGAAGACTTTACAACAACCTAGTAGGCATGCATATATCATGATAGGGGCTGCATGGATCTTTAGTTGTCTTTTAAGCCTtcctcagatttttattttttctctaaagGAGATCACACAGGGCTCAGGAATCATAGACTGCTGGGCCGATTTCAGATACCCATGGGGTGCTAAAGTCTACATCACTTGGACCACTATATCCATATTTATTGTACCAGTGGGCATTCTTGTACTATGCTACAGCTTAATCTGTTGTGAGATTTGCAAGAATCTTAAAGGAAAAATGCAAACAGCTGGGCCAGGTCAGAGAGGAAGCAATGGGCAGGGGATGCCTTCAAGGGTCAGTAGCATCAGGACCATCTCAAGAGCTAAAATCAGAACAGTGAAGATGACTTTCGTCATTGTACTTTCCTACATCATATGCTGGACACCTTTCTTCAGTGTGCAGATGTGGTCAGTGTGGGACGAAAACTCCCCTGATGATG ATTCCACAGATTTTGCATTCACCATCAGTATGCTCCTGACTTGTTTGAGTAGCTGCAGTAATCCCTGGATCTATATGTTCTACAGCAACCCCCATCTGTGCCGCAGAGTTTCTCACCCCCATGCTGGCAGGCAGAATTCTACAGGCAGTGCTTCCAGCCGCCGGGACACCCTTCTTACCCAGATTCCAACCCGCTCTCTGCTCAGAGGCAGGGATACACCAGGAATCTGTCGAAGCTTTAGAGATATATATGCAGCATATGAAGACACAGTTATAGAGTCAGGGCTCTTGTAG